A genomic stretch from Sphingorhabdus pulchriflava includes:
- a CDS encoding quinone oxidoreductase family protein: MSADTARRAVIRSFGGPEVIELEDVALAPPSPGEVRMRSTAIGLNFIDTYHRSGLYPIELPSGLGVEGAGVVEAVGDGVTDFAVGDRVCTFGPERGSYASLRNISAVALLKTPDNVSDALAAAALLKGCTVEFLVERCAQVQPGDAVLVHAAAGGVGLMLVQWLKAIGAHVIGTVSTEEKAALARKAGADHVLLYGEEDIAPKVRELTGGKGVRVSFDGVGKDTWASSLDSVGRRGLIVSYGNASGPVTGVALGQLAAKGSLFVTRPGLFDYYRSPAERAAGCARMFGMLANGAIAVSIGQRYQLDDIVKAHQDLEARKTTGSTILTL; this comes from the coding sequence ATGTCCGCAGATACAGCCCGCCGCGCCGTCATCCGTTCCTTTGGCGGTCCTGAAGTGATTGAGCTGGAGGATGTGGCCCTGGCACCACCCAGTCCCGGCGAAGTGCGGATGCGCAGCACAGCCATCGGCCTCAACTTTATCGATACCTATCATCGCAGCGGGCTCTATCCGATCGAGCTGCCAAGCGGCCTGGGTGTTGAGGGTGCAGGCGTGGTCGAGGCGGTTGGTGACGGCGTCACGGATTTTGCGGTTGGTGACCGTGTTTGCACTTTCGGCCCGGAACGGGGAAGCTATGCTAGCTTGCGCAACATTTCAGCAGTGGCCCTGCTGAAAACGCCCGACAACGTTTCCGACGCACTGGCAGCCGCCGCGTTGCTCAAGGGCTGCACCGTCGAATTTCTGGTCGAGCGCTGTGCACAGGTACAACCGGGCGATGCGGTGCTGGTTCATGCAGCAGCCGGAGGTGTCGGCCTTATGCTGGTGCAATGGCTGAAGGCAATAGGCGCACATGTCATTGGAACGGTCAGCACAGAGGAGAAAGCAGCGCTGGCGCGCAAGGCCGGGGCCGACCATGTTCTGCTCTATGGCGAAGAGGATATCGCGCCCAAGGTGCGTGAACTGACCGGCGGTAAAGGTGTGCGCGTGTCATTTGATGGCGTGGGCAAAGACACATGGGCCAGCTCGCTCGATTCAGTCGGGCGTCGGGGTTTGATTGTCAGCTATGGCAATGCCAGCGGTCCGGTAACCGGCGTGGCGCTGGGCCAACTGGCCGCCAAAGGCTCGCTCTTCGTAACCCGGCCCGGATTATTTGACTATTACCGCAGTCCTGCCGAACGCGCAGCGGGCTGCGCCCGGATGTTCGGAATGCTGGCCAATGGTGCAATCGCAGTTTCGATTGGTCAGCGATATCAGCTCGACGATATAGTAAAGGCGCATCAGGATCTGGAGGCGCGCAAGACGACGGGGTCGACAATCCTGACGTTATAA